A region of the Lentimicrobium sp. L6 genome:
AGAACCTATTCTAATTCAGCTTGATAAGGCAGTCTGATTTGGTGCGAAACTTCAGATATTTACTTAAAACTCTTAGACTTCCCCTGGAAGTCCACTATCAATACTTTTCTTACTTTACTCATGACAATTGGGTTATTAGCCATTTTCTTGCTAATTTGGTTCATAAGAAAGCCCGAAAATATTGTTTGACAACGGGTAATGAAGGTTCTTTTTTAGGGTGGTCAACTTCAGCGTTTTTTATAATTATTTACACAAAAAAAAAGATTTAGATGGGAGTGATTAAATTCATTTTACTAACTACAATGGCCAGATTTGCAAATCATGTTCCTATTTCACTTTTCGGTACCAAAATGGCACAAACTATTTTAACTATATGTTTTTCAACACATATAGTACCCCCAACAAGACTCGAACTTGTATCTAGTGTTTAGGAAACACTTGTTCTATCCCTTGAACTATGGGGGCATATATTTCAAAAATTCCTTTTTATAGTATTCCGAAAACGAAATCACTAGAAACAAAAAAAGGCTTATCAAATGATAAACCTTTTTTGCTCCTCTTCTTGGACTCGAACCAAGGACCCTCTGATTAACAGTCAGATGCTCTAACCAGCTGAGCTAAAGAGGAATATACTTAAAAGTCTTTATTGAACTTTTCTTTCTTAGCGTTTCTGCCTTGAAAGCGATTGCAAATTTACAAGCATTTTTTAAACCTGCAAACTTTTTTTAATTTTTTTTTGTTCTCAAGAAAACACCGTAAACACTTAGCAAACAAAGCAATTATGGAAGGATTCTCCTTTTATCAAAAAAAATCTTTTATATTCAATTCTTCTTTTTCGTCAAATTATAACAAATCTTAAATAATAACTGTTTAATAAGTTGAAATAGTCAATAAAAAATGGCTTCTAAAAACAAGGCACGAAAGTGCTAAAGTCATTAATTAACAAGAATTAATTCAATCCCAGTTTTATAGCCTGTTTTGTTTTATTCTTTTCTTTACTTTTGTGCCTCAATAATATAATGGAATTTATTTTTTTATGAAGATAAAAATCGTCAACAAATCAAAGCATCAACTTCCTGCATATGAAACTATTGCATCTGCCGGAATGGACCTGAGAGCCGAACTAGAAACACCATTACATGTTCAACCTTTAGAAAGAACATTAATCCCCACAGGCCTTTTTATGGAACTACCTGTAGGCTACGAAGCACAAGTAAGACCCAGAAGCGGCCTGGCTTACAAGAAAGGTGTAGGGGTGGTTAATAGCCCCGGAACCATTGATGCTGACTACAGAGGAGAGATAAAAGTAATTATCATTAACCTATCAGAAACCGAGCTCATTATAGAAGATGGCGAAAGAATTGCACAAATGGTGATTGCCAAGCACGAAAGAGCAGATTGGGAAGAAGTAGATTCTTTATCTGAAACCGACAGAGGCGCGGGCGGGTTTGGTTCCACTGGAAAAAAATAAATCAAAAGAGAAGACAAAAAAAATGACTTTATTAAAACCAAAATACTGGCTTTTACTATTTTTACTATTCAGTTTTTCGAGCATATATTGCCAAGATGCTAAAGAAGACAAAAAGGCTAAAATGGCCATGAATACCTTTCTGGATGCTGAGAAAAACAAGATGCTCGACAATTATCCTGAAGCCATCAAACTCTACGAAAAAACCCTCAACATCGACGAAAACTACGATCCTGCCATGTATGAATTGGGAAGGATACTCGTTCTTCAGCAAGAATATACGGAAGCCTTATTTTGGGTGGAAAAAGCCTATCATACTGATGGTAGCAATAAATGGTATGCCCTCCTCTTGATCGATTTATACAGAAATAATTATCAAATTCCTGAAGCCATTGCAGTTTATGAGCAGCTCCTTGAGAATGAACCCAATAATACCGACTACCTGCTGAGCATTTCTGGGCTGTACACAGCCATGGAGAAATATTCTAAAGCTATTAAAGCTATTGAAAGTATAGAGAAGATTGATGGAATTTCAGAGAAAACCAGATTGCAGATGAAAAATCTTTATATGCAAGAAGGAGAATTTGACAAAGCTGCTGCCGCCATGATAGAACTAAGTCATGCTTATCCTCAGGAAGAAAAATATTGCAGTATGATTGCAGAAATGTATATGCAGCAACAAAAACCAGACAAAGCCCTGGAATGGTATGATAAGGTTTTGGAAATCAACCCTGACAATCCATACATACAAATCACATTAGCAGACTATTATGCTAAAAAAGATGACCTGAGTAAAGCCTACGAATACCT
Encoded here:
- the dut gene encoding dUTP diphosphatase, encoding MKIKIVNKSKHQLPAYETIASAGMDLRAELETPLHVQPLERTLIPTGLFMELPVGYEAQVRPRSGLAYKKGVGVVNSPGTIDADYRGEIKVIIINLSETELIIEDGERIAQMVIAKHERADWEEVDSLSETDRGAGGFGSTGKK